The proteins below are encoded in one region of Methanofollis aquaemaris:
- a CDS encoding class I SAM-dependent methyltransferase yields the protein MIRENHSVPGFRTGRDLWGKRRVAAEYRVPAERVAATLALLPLASGISVLDIGAGPGTLALPIAGRVKSVTAVEPAAGMVSVIEEKTGASGQKNIRVVQKRWEAVVPARDLEGPYDLVIASFSLAMEDLAAALKKMDAVSSESVHLFWFADLPGWERHYLEIWPSLHGAPYCPVPKADVVFNLLWQMGLHPNLSMMPLFEEEHFRDLEEALVHYAPKFGVTDAGQEKVVREALGWWLVAEGDGLVMRERSRAAHIWWEKEED from the coding sequence ATGATCAGAGAGAATCATTCGGTCCCGGGTTTCAGGACTGGAAGAGATCTCTGGGGCAAAAGAAGGGTGGCGGCAGAGTACAGGGTGCCGGCTGAGCGGGTGGCCGCGACGCTGGCCCTCCTCCCTCTGGCTTCGGGGATCTCGGTCCTCGATATTGGTGCCGGCCCCGGAACCCTTGCTCTTCCTATCGCCGGGCGGGTGAAGTCGGTCACCGCAGTGGAACCTGCTGCAGGAATGGTGTCGGTTATCGAAGAAAAAACCGGTGCAAGTGGTCAGAAGAACATACGGGTGGTGCAGAAGCGGTGGGAGGCGGTGGTGCCCGCCCGCGATCTGGAGGGGCCGTACGACCTTGTCATTGCCTCGTTCTCCCTTGCGATGGAAGACCTCGCGGCGGCCCTGAAGAAGATGGACGCCGTCTCCTCAGAATCGGTGCATCTCTTCTGGTTCGCTGATCTCCCCGGATGGGAACGGCACTACCTCGAGATCTGGCCTTCCCTCCATGGAGCACCATACTGTCCGGTCCCGAAGGCCGACGTGGTCTTTAATCTCCTCTGGCAGATGGGGCTCCATCCGAACCTGAGCATGATGCCTCTCTTCGAGGAAGAACATTTTAGAGATCTTGAGGAGGCCCTTGTCCACTATGCTCCGAAGTTCGGGGTGACCGATGCAGGACAGGAAAAGGTGGTGCGCGAGGCCCTGGGGTGGTGGCTTGTCGCGGAGGGAGACGGCCTGGTCATGCGGGAACGCTCGCGCGCTGCGCACATATGGTGGGAAAAAGAGGAGGATTAG
- a CDS encoding COG1361 S-layer family protein translates to MVFLFLLPTTAAAVNGEENAARVTVLGFQTDPALLMPGDEATVTVTIKNTAEESVPISSARLYTEKNVAVINNPYQTFGALGPGNEATFTFRVKASLNEGTFYPVFVLDFRDAGSLRYPVPVKVDGTEPRFSVTSRPDSFVRDKKEIVRVSVSNPRAGPINGVSVVPSGQSLEVTPTSAFIGALEPDQAGEVTFNITPAEETDLVFTLRYRNGDNQRDIEVPLPIVFSEDKKRAEIVVSGVEVTAEGGHYRANGDVTNTGLEVAKAVVITTGDPAVPVDPNQVYPVASLDPDDLANFDVTFKVENATEVPLVIDYKDADGNTYSTTVMIGVKATLPTGGEGEGQSFPITAVVLILVVAVIAGAVIFRSWKKAKENEK, encoded by the coding sequence ATGGTCTTCCTCTTTCTCCTTCCGACAACTGCGGCGGCAGTCAACGGTGAGGAGAATGCGGCGAGAGTGACGGTCCTCGGGTTCCAGACCGATCCGGCACTTCTGATGCCTGGCGACGAGGCGACGGTCACCGTGACGATAAAGAACACCGCCGAAGAGAGTGTCCCGATCAGCAGTGCTCGGTTGTATACTGAGAAGAACGTGGCAGTCATCAATAACCCTTATCAGACATTCGGAGCCCTGGGGCCGGGGAACGAGGCCACCTTCACCTTCAGGGTAAAGGCCTCGCTGAATGAAGGAACCTTTTACCCGGTCTTTGTCCTCGACTTCAGAGATGCAGGGTCACTGAGGTATCCTGTCCCGGTGAAGGTGGACGGGACAGAGCCGCGGTTCTCTGTCACCTCCAGACCTGACTCATTTGTCAGGGACAAGAAGGAGATCGTGCGGGTGTCGGTGAGCAACCCGCGTGCCGGCCCGATCAACGGTGTCTCGGTCGTACCGTCAGGTCAGAGCCTTGAGGTCACCCCGACGAGCGCCTTCATCGGCGCCCTTGAGCCTGACCAGGCTGGCGAGGTCACCTTCAACATTACTCCTGCTGAAGAGACTGATCTGGTCTTCACCCTCCGTTACCGGAACGGCGACAACCAGCGGGACATCGAGGTGCCCCTCCCGATTGTCTTCTCAGAGGACAAAAAGCGGGCCGAGATCGTGGTCTCAGGGGTTGAAGTCACTGCAGAAGGGGGGCACTACCGGGCGAACGGCGATGTCACCAACACCGGTCTCGAGGTGGCGAAGGCGGTGGTGATCACCACTGGTGACCCGGCAGTGCCTGTGGACCCGAACCAGGTCTATCCGGTTGCGTCTCTCGACCCTGACGACCTTGCAAACTTCGATGTCACCTTCAAGGTGGAGAACGCCACCGAAGTCCCCCTAGTCATCGATTATAAGGATGCCGACGGGAACACCTACTCGACGACCGTCATGATCGGGGTCAAGGCCACGCTCCCGACCGGTGGAGAGGGAGAGGGTCAGTCCTTCCCGATAACCGCTGTTGTGCTCATTCTTGTCGTTGCGGTGATTGCCGGTGCGGTGATCTTTCGCTCGTGGAAGAAGGCGAAGGAGAACGAGAAATAG
- a CDS encoding YIP1 family protein, translating into MSHWIVDLLLNPDAFFRERAGQEAGLKFPLLFVLLAGLAAAPGAYTMVGIMGPLLPPEAQSFLWIGGVIAALFSLIGTIFIFILFVIVFHLLSAVLRGVGDIKKSFEAVGYGFLPMVLGYVLSSVAILYYAPSIVLPQVDPTTPAGAEAFGQAIASSPMTMMSAILGILFILWSANIWIFGMRHARSLTLRNAAITVGVPVGIYIIIQIWSLGVL; encoded by the coding sequence ATGAGTCACTGGATTGTCGACCTCCTTCTCAACCCCGATGCTTTCTTCAGAGAGAGGGCGGGTCAGGAGGCCGGACTGAAGTTCCCGTTGCTGTTTGTCCTGCTAGCCGGGCTTGCTGCAGCACCGGGTGCATACACGATGGTCGGGATCATGGGGCCGCTTCTTCCCCCCGAGGCCCAGTCGTTTCTCTGGATTGGAGGAGTCATTGCGGCTTTGTTCTCTCTTATAGGTACGATTTTCATTTTTATTCTGTTCGTAATCGTTTTCCATCTCCTTTCAGCGGTTTTAAGGGGTGTAGGCGATATAAAAAAGAGTTTTGAGGCAGTGGGCTATGGCTTTCTCCCGATGGTCTTAGGGTATGTGCTCTCGTCTGTGGCCATCCTCTATTACGCCCCCTCCATTGTACTCCCGCAGGTCGACCCGACCACCCCGGCCGGAGCGGAGGCATTTGGCCAGGCGATCGCCAGTTCTCCGATGACCATGATGTCCGCAATTCTTGGGATTCTATTTATCCTCTGGTCCGCGAACATCTGGATCTTCGGGATGCGGCATGCACGCTCCCTCACCCTGCGCAACGCGGCCATCACCGTCGGGGTGCCGGTGGGGATATATATCATCATTCAGATCTGGTCGCTGGGAGTTCTCTAG
- a CDS encoding DUF2703 domain-containing protein: protein MKNRFVVLWRRGVGVRCQYRTTDTGRSLGAVLSEMRPLLEENGIEIEIRVEETADDRSEVFFNEIPLEDLVDEVAGAAAYCTGPSRMEELGHPEIAYASGAHAGCVVPEIIFRKAILLALEE, encoded by the coding sequence ATGAAAAACCGGTTTGTTGTCCTCTGGCGTCGGGGCGTGGGGGTGAGATGTCAGTATCGCACCACCGATACCGGTCGCTCACTGGGTGCGGTCTTGAGTGAGATGCGCCCTCTCCTTGAGGAGAACGGGATCGAGATTGAGATAAGGGTGGAAGAGACCGCTGACGACAGATCCGAGGTCTTCTTCAATGAGATCCCATTGGAGGATCTGGTTGACGAAGTCGCGGGTGCCGCGGCCTACTGCACCGGCCCATCAAGGATGGAGGAACTCGGTCATCCGGAGATTGCCTATGCCTCCGGTGCACATGCGGGATGCGTCGTTCCTGAGATAATCTTCAGGAAGGCGATCCTCCTGGCGCTGGAGGAATAA
- a CDS encoding PAS domain S-box protein, translating to MTGRPGSDGRGGVWKVFLLVLILFSLIITPFSPVGATVPDNHHNVLLLHSYYDGLSWSDDVTDGVCSVLDGPEQDVDLYIEYMDMPRVDSPGYAEKMLDLLKVKYAGTSFDVIICSDEYAFHFLREYHDDLFPGVPVVFCGVNYFEDSYLDDWEDCTGIVEAYDVVGTIHAAITLDPDVRRVYVVNDRSETGLSNQKVIERAAEEYRGRIEIISPAEQSFDQTLEDVSTLPPDAVVLLMTYYLDPDGTSYDYAEVISDVSNASSVPVYGVWNIYLGEGLIGGRLTSGREQGTAAGGTALRILEGESASTIPIKKDLQGVYTFDYHQLERFDLQESDLPAGSIVINAPKTAVEIDRDVLTVVIFALVILLLLVTFLGYTVSVRKKTEIALRKSEEMFRGIAERSFDIIFITDAEGRYTYLSPSIRRVAGYDPEEFVGKSYFVDLDENWRKIVEEANSALKGGNAVEGVAVSIRAKDGSPRYLEINAAPIMIGGVVTGIQGVVRDVTERREMEQAREEAYAQIDRNIAQFATLGDEIRNPLSVIVGLADLNCTEEDTERILEQARIIDEIIDRLDKGWIESEKVQAYLRKRG from the coding sequence ATGACAGGAAGGCCCGGTTCCGACGGCAGGGGTGGCGTCTGGAAGGTTTTCCTCCTGGTTCTCATTTTATTTTCCCTTATAATCACCCCTTTTTCACCGGTCGGAGCAACTGTCCCGGACAATCATCACAATGTCCTTCTTCTTCATTCCTACTATGACGGTCTCTCCTGGAGCGACGATGTGACGGACGGGGTGTGTTCGGTTCTGGACGGCCCGGAACAGGACGTCGATCTGTACATTGAATATATGGATATGCCACGGGTGGACTCGCCCGGGTATGCAGAGAAGATGCTCGACCTTTTGAAGGTCAAGTATGCAGGTACCTCTTTTGACGTGATCATCTGCTCCGACGAGTACGCCTTCCATTTTCTGCGCGAATATCACGACGACCTCTTTCCGGGTGTCCCGGTCGTGTTCTGCGGGGTGAACTACTTCGAAGACTCGTACCTTGATGACTGGGAAGACTGCACCGGGATTGTCGAGGCCTACGATGTGGTCGGCACCATACATGCCGCCATCACCCTTGATCCAGACGTGCGGAGAGTCTATGTCGTCAACGACCGATCAGAGACCGGTCTTTCCAATCAGAAGGTGATCGAGAGGGCGGCCGAAGAATATCGCGGTCGTATTGAGATCATCTCGCCGGCGGAGCAGAGTTTTGACCAGACTCTGGAAGATGTCTCAACTCTCCCTCCCGATGCGGTCGTCCTCCTGATGACCTATTATCTGGACCCTGACGGCACCTCGTATGATTATGCCGAAGTGATCAGCGATGTTTCAAATGCCTCTTCGGTTCCTGTCTATGGGGTCTGGAATATCTATCTGGGTGAAGGGCTGATAGGTGGCCGTCTCACCTCAGGGAGAGAGCAGGGGACTGCAGCGGGTGGAACGGCCCTGCGGATCCTCGAGGGCGAGTCCGCTTCGACAATCCCGATCAAAAAAGATCTGCAAGGGGTGTACACCTTCGATTATCACCAGTTAGAACGGTTCGATCTTCAGGAGTCGGATCTCCCGGCCGGGAGCATAGTGATCAATGCCCCCAAGACGGCCGTCGAGATTGATCGCGACGTCCTGACGGTGGTGATCTTTGCTCTTGTGATCCTTCTTCTCCTGGTTACGTTTCTGGGATATACTGTTAGCGTGAGAAAAAAGACCGAAATTGCCCTGAGAAAAAGCGAGGAGATGTTCCGTGGGATTGCAGAGCGCAGTTTCGATATAATATTTATCACCGACGCAGAAGGGCGGTATACCTATCTCTCCCCCTCTATCAGGAGGGTTGCCGGTTATGATCCAGAAGAGTTCGTCGGGAAATCATACTTTGTCGATCTCGATGAAAACTGGCGAAAAATAGTGGAAGAGGCAAATAGTGCTCTTAAAGGTGGCAACGCGGTTGAAGGTGTTGCGGTCTCTATCCGTGCGAAGGACGGATCCCCCAGGTACCTCGAGATCAATGCCGCCCCCATCATGATCGGAGGTGTGGTGACCGGGATCCAGGGGGTGGTGCGTGACGTCACCGAGCGCCGGGAGATGGAGCAGGCCCGTGAAGAGGCATATGCTCAGATCGATCGGAACATCGCCCAGTTCGCCACTCTCGGGGATGAGATCAGAAACCCCCTCTCGGTGATCGTTGGGCTTGCCGATCTCAACTGCACAGAGGAAGATACGGAGCGGATCCTTGAACAGGCCAGGATCATCGATGAGATCATTGACCGTCTTGATAAGGGATGGATCGAGTCGGAGAAGGTGCAGGCTTATCTCAGAAAGCGGGGGTGA
- a CDS encoding pyridoxal phosphate-dependent aminotransferase has translation MRALSEKVGAVAPSATIEISDAAKRMKREGIDVISLSIGEPDFDTPEHIVQACCDALKRGETHYAPSNGIPELLHAVAEKCRTENRIPCGPEQVIATCGAKSAIYEVMQACLNPGDEVILPDPAWVSYEPCVQMAGGRVVHHMMDEPDFQIDDSILERVGQKTRMIVVNSPSNPAGTVLSQASLKLVADLCEDYDLIALSDEIYEKLIYGREHLSLASIGDMAERTVTINGFSKAYAMTGWRLGYAVAPLPILRQMVKVQQHSVSHPTTFVMWGGVAALTGDQSCVEAMRQEFERRRMYMLDEFGSMGYTVAPPDGAFYAFVKVEGDDMAIAHEWLNKAHVAATPGSAFNAPGWIRVSYAASLETLKEAMHRIRLWKSGN, from the coding sequence ATGAGAGCCCTCTCTGAGAAGGTCGGTGCTGTCGCCCCGTCGGCGACGATCGAGATCTCGGACGCCGCCAAGCGGATGAAGAGAGAGGGGATCGACGTGATCTCTCTCTCTATCGGCGAGCCCGACTTCGATACCCCGGAACACATCGTGCAGGCCTGCTGTGATGCCTTGAAGAGGGGCGAGACGCACTATGCCCCTTCAAACGGTATCCCCGAACTCCTGCACGCGGTGGCGGAGAAGTGCCGGACCGAGAACCGGATCCCCTGCGGGCCCGAACAGGTCATCGCCACCTGCGGGGCCAAGAGTGCCATTTATGAGGTGATGCAGGCATGCCTCAACCCCGGCGATGAGGTCATCCTCCCGGACCCCGCCTGGGTTAGTTATGAACCCTGCGTCCAGATGGCCGGAGGCCGGGTCGTCCATCATATGATGGATGAGCCTGACTTCCAGATCGACGACTCGATCCTTGAACGGGTGGGGCAGAAGACCAGGATGATCGTGGTCAACTCCCCATCCAACCCGGCTGGAACCGTCCTCTCGCAGGCATCGCTCAAACTGGTCGCCGACCTCTGTGAAGATTATGATCTCATCGCCCTTTCAGACGAGATCTACGAGAAACTCATCTATGGGAGAGAACATCTCTCTCTTGCTTCCATCGGCGACATGGCCGAGCGGACGGTAACCATCAATGGGTTCTCGAAGGCCTATGCGATGACCGGGTGGCGGCTTGGCTATGCGGTGGCACCGCTGCCGATCCTCCGCCAGATGGTCAAGGTCCAGCAGCACTCTGTCTCTCATCCGACCACCTTCGTGATGTGGGGCGGGGTGGCGGCCCTCACCGGCGACCAGTCCTGTGTCGAGGCAATGCGGCAGGAGTTCGAGCGGCGCCGGATGTACATGCTCGACGAGTTCGGTTCGATGGGCTACACGGTCGCCCCACCGGACGGTGCCTTCTACGCCTTCGTGAAGGTGGAAGGCGACGACATGGCCATCGCTCACGAGTGGCTCAACAAGGCGCACGTGGCTGCGACGCCGGGCAGTGCCTTCAACGCTCCTGGCTGGATACGGGTCAGTTATGCGGCCTCCCTTGAGACCCTGAAAGAGGCGATGCACCGTATCAGGCTCTGGAAGAGTGGGAATTAG
- the ribH gene encoding 6,7-dimethyl-8-ribityllumazine synthase — MTIKLGFVVAEFNRDITYMMEIEGREHAKFLGAEVTECFYVPGAYDMPLAIKKMLEDGKVDAVVTIGCVIEGATQHDEIVVQHAARKIIDLSLEYNKPVALGISGPGMTRLEANERIDYAKRAVESAIKMVQRLG, encoded by the coding sequence ATGACAATCAAACTTGGCTTCGTCGTGGCGGAATTCAACCGCGACATCACCTATATGATGGAGATCGAGGGCCGGGAGCACGCGAAGTTCCTGGGCGCAGAGGTGACCGAGTGCTTCTATGTGCCCGGCGCCTACGACATGCCCCTTGCGATCAAGAAGATGCTGGAAGACGGGAAGGTCGACGCCGTCGTGACCATCGGCTGCGTCATCGAAGGTGCGACGCAGCACGACGAGATCGTGGTCCAGCACGCCGCCCGTAAGATCATCGACCTCTCCCTAGAATACAACAAGCCCGTAGCTCTCGGGATCTCCGGGCCTGGCATGACCAGACTTGAGGCCAACGAGCGGATCGACTATGCAAAGCGTGCGGTCGAGTCGGCCATCAAGATGGTGCAGAGATTAGGATGA
- the ribC gene encoding riboflavin synthase yields MKVGVADTTFARVNMGAIAINELKRHASVAIERTTVPGFKDLPVACKKLIEERGCDIVIALGMPGGQEKDKLCAHEASQGLMLAQLMTNHHIIEVFVHEDEAGDDQELAWLAERRTREHAENAVNLVLRPEVLTRMAGTGQRQGFKDAGPARQ; encoded by the coding sequence ATGAAGGTCGGGGTTGCCGACACCACCTTTGCACGCGTCAACATGGGCGCGATCGCCATCAACGAGCTGAAGCGGCACGCCAGCGTGGCGATCGAACGCACTACGGTTCCGGGATTCAAGGATCTCCCGGTGGCCTGTAAGAAACTCATCGAAGAGCGAGGTTGCGACATCGTCATCGCCCTCGGAATGCCGGGCGGGCAGGAGAAAGACAAACTCTGTGCCCACGAGGCCTCCCAGGGCTTGATGCTCGCTCAACTGATGACCAACCACCATATCATCGAGGTCTTTGTCCATGAGGACGAGGCCGGAGACGACCAGGAACTTGCATGGCTTGCCGAGCGGCGGACGAGAGAGCATGCCGAAAATGCCGTGAACCTCGTCCTCCGCCCGGAGGTGCTGACCAGAATGGCCGGCACCGGGCAGCGGCAGGGCTTCAAAGACGCCGGCCCGGCCAGGCAGTAG
- a CDS encoding pyridoxal-phosphate-dependent aminotransferase family protein, producing MEDVRLLMLPGPVPLPERVCQAMMRQAINHRGPEFGAAYTESVAVLKECFGTENEVFILSGSGTAGMDAAISNFGKGKKIASLVNGKFGDRLYQIAARNGDATEIASEWGTPVDLAALEEALENGAEMVTMVHNETSAGILNPAKEVGRLARKHDALFVMDGVTSVGGDEVLVDEWGVDVAIVGSQKCLAAPAGLAAVTVSDRAWDRIVEDRPFYLDLAACRKSAHKEPMQTPYTPAVPLFLGLHEALMMIKEEGMEARVARHRRMSASVRAAVAAWGLEMFPQLDEHSAYSNTVTAVRMPEGVADVGGRVKQMGIEIAGGQDHLKGKIFRIGSMGAVSAPEILATLAAVQHALRKAGVAGVGDGVEAAAEVLNP from the coding sequence ATGGAAGACGTACGACTTCTGATGCTGCCGGGCCCGGTCCCGCTCCCTGAACGGGTGTGCCAGGCCATGATGCGTCAGGCCATCAACCACCGCGGCCCTGAGTTCGGCGCCGCGTATACCGAGAGTGTTGCGGTTCTCAAAGAGTGCTTTGGGACAGAGAATGAGGTCTTTATTCTCAGTGGCTCTGGTACCGCCGGGATGGACGCCGCGATCTCCAACTTCGGGAAGGGGAAGAAGATCGCCTCGCTTGTCAACGGTAAGTTCGGCGACCGACTCTACCAGATCGCGGCGCGGAACGGCGATGCAACCGAGATCGCCTCCGAGTGGGGGACACCAGTCGACCTCGCCGCCCTTGAGGAGGCCCTTGAGAACGGCGCCGAGATGGTGACGATGGTCCACAACGAGACCTCCGCCGGTATCCTCAATCCGGCGAAGGAAGTCGGACGCCTTGCCCGCAAACATGACGCCCTCTTTGTGATGGACGGCGTCACCTCGGTTGGCGGTGACGAAGTCCTCGTCGACGAGTGGGGAGTCGATGTCGCCATCGTCGGGTCGCAGAAGTGCCTCGCCGCCCCGGCAGGCCTCGCTGCCGTCACCGTCTCCGACCGGGCATGGGACCGGATCGTCGAAGACCGGCCCTTCTACCTCGACCTTGCGGCATGCAGGAAGAGCGCCCATAAGGAGCCGATGCAGACCCCGTACACCCCGGCCGTGCCGCTGTTCCTCGGTCTCCACGAGGCCCTGATGATGATCAAGGAAGAGGGTATGGAAGCCAGGGTCGCCCGGCACCGCAGGATGTCGGCCTCGGTCCGCGCCGCCGTCGCCGCCTGGGGACTTGAGATGTTCCCGCAGCTCGACGAACACTCGGCCTATTCGAACACCGTCACCGCGGTGCGGATGCCCGAAGGTGTCGCCGACGTGGGCGGCAGGGTCAAGCAGATGGGCATTGAGATCGCCGGCGGCCAGGACCACCTCAAGGGCAAGATCTTCCGCATCGGTTCGATGGGTGCGGTCAGCGCCCCGGAGATCCTCGCCACTCTCGCCGCAGTCCAGCACGCACTCCGCAAGGCCGGCGTCGCCGGTGTGGGTGACGGTGTCGAGGCCGCGGCAGAGGTGCTGAACCCATGA
- the purE gene encoding 5-(carboxyamino)imidazole ribonucleotide mutase codes for MPDVAVITGSASDSAIAEKATSMLTEYGISYDVQVISAHRDPERLDEYVKASDAKVFICIAGMSAALPGVVASKTKKPVIGVPVSGKLLGGLDALLSVVQMPKGVPVACVAVDGGENAAHLAARILGVA; via the coding sequence ATGCCAGATGTTGCGGTCATCACAGGATCGGCCTCGGACAGCGCAATCGCCGAGAAGGCCACATCTATGCTCACTGAATACGGGATCTCATATGATGTCCAGGTGATCTCGGCCCACCGGGATCCTGAGCGCCTGGACGAGTATGTGAAGGCCTCGGACGCGAAGGTCTTCATCTGCATCGCCGGGATGTCGGCGGCCCTCCCCGGCGTCGTCGCGTCCAAAACAAAGAAACCGGTGATCGGGGTGCCGGTCTCAGGCAAACTCCTCGGCGGCCTCGACGCCCTCCTCTCGGTGGTGCAGATGCCGAAGGGGGTGCCGGTTGCGTGTGTCGCCGTGGACGGCGGCGAGAACGCTGCTCACCTTGCGGCACGGATCCTGGGCGTGGCGTAA
- a CDS encoding MBL fold metallo-hydrolase gives MKVTLLGTGDAIGTPKIGCSCPVCTFARTNGRQRLRSATLIEVGEKHILVDTGPDLRAQLMAAGSPHIDAVIWTHGHYDHFMGYGEFYRVQKIPPVYAAAPTMEYAGSVFSFLPLDKHTVEPYRPFDLFGARITLFPVNHPPMPTFGVRVEYEGAVLALTADTSARLSRASKACLSGADLLVLDTIVPEGFTITKHMNYADALQLAEELAPAEFRCTHASHLLAWDTPHLAMDMEQFEL, from the coding sequence ATGAAAGTCACGTTGCTCGGGACAGGGGACGCCATCGGCACGCCGAAGATCGGGTGCTCCTGCCCGGTCTGTACCTTTGCGCGTACCAACGGCCGGCAACGGCTCCGCTCAGCGACGCTCATCGAGGTCGGAGAGAAGCATATTCTGGTCGATACCGGCCCTGACCTGCGGGCCCAACTCATGGCCGCTGGCTCGCCCCACATCGACGCCGTCATCTGGACCCACGGCCATTACGACCACTTCATGGGCTACGGCGAATTTTACCGGGTCCAGAAGATCCCACCGGTCTATGCTGCGGCCCCGACGATGGAGTACGCGGGTTCGGTCTTCTCGTTCCTCCCCCTGGACAAACACACCGTCGAGCCGTACCGCCCCTTCGACCTCTTCGGTGCCAGGATCACACTCTTCCCGGTCAACCATCCCCCCATGCCGACTTTTGGGGTGCGGGTCGAATACGAGGGTGCGGTCCTCGCCCTTACTGCCGACACCAGCGCCCGCCTCTCCCGCGCCAGCAAAGCGTGCCTCTCCGGCGCCGACCTCCTGGTTCTGGACACCATTGTACCTGAAGGGTTCACCATCACCAAGCACATGAACTATGCCGACGCCCTGCAACTCGCCGAAGAACTGGCGCCTGCCGAGTTCCGGTGCACCCATGCGAGCCACCTCCTCGCGTGGGACACCCCGCACCTTGCGATGGATATGGAGCAGTTCGAACTCTGA
- a CDS encoding ATP-binding protein, which yields MPCADNRDEVLRLIEHLLTAEVYNTNPQLDLDDLPPQCRTLFLAGPDAAEVKRPVMITEGLLKRAVGSSEEPLKDLVKNPFVEFDTLKLQYHLTDLRAASVWFATHGGKEMVEKNPVLAFYVGDYDSLEVKYEEVRAKNPRFADSRAYLDHKIASLTAKDEKMNEALELVIVNASSEIEQQMDGLVCTEDQLEVIRRIRTAIENRDFLKEHNIAEVGKLLFVGPPGTGKTSLALAISHELHMPVLEVRLSMITSQYLGETSKNIDRIFDLARNLSPCILFIDEFDFVAKSRVSDDHGAMKRAVNMLLKNIDKVSLVRNGVLLIGATNHPQLLDQAAWRRFDEVVEFGLPDEAMRAAILRTVTRTLACKCDLDTVAARTEGFSGADLKMTVKEAVLSALMDGRRTVSQEDIESAFAQVANRSVIRGCSWG from the coding sequence ATGCCATGTGCTGACAACAGAGACGAAGTCCTTCGTCTGATAGAGCATCTCCTGACGGCTGAGGTCTACAACACGAATCCTCAGCTCGATCTGGACGACCTCCCTCCTCAATGCCGGACCCTCTTCCTCGCCGGCCCCGATGCCGCCGAGGTGAAGCGTCCGGTCATGATCACCGAAGGTCTGCTCAAGCGGGCGGTTGGCTCTTCGGAGGAACCGCTCAAAGATCTCGTCAAAAATCCTTTCGTCGAGTTTGATACCCTCAAACTCCAGTATCACCTCACCGACCTCCGTGCGGCGTCGGTGTGGTTCGCCACCCATGGCGGGAAAGAGATGGTGGAGAAGAATCCGGTGCTCGCCTTTTACGTTGGGGACTACGACTCCCTTGAGGTGAAATACGAGGAGGTCAGGGCGAAGAACCCCAGGTTCGCCGACTCCAGGGCCTACCTCGACCACAAAATCGCAAGCCTCACCGCAAAGGACGAGAAGATGAACGAGGCCCTGGAACTTGTCATCGTCAACGCCTCTTCAGAGATCGAGCAGCAGATGGACGGCCTTGTTTGCACCGAGGACCAACTCGAGGTGATCAGACGGATCAGGACCGCGATCGAGAACCGTGACTTCCTGAAAGAGCACAATATCGCCGAGGTCGGCAAACTTCTCTTCGTCGGCCCTCCGGGCACCGGCAAGACCTCGCTCGCTCTTGCCATCTCCCACGAACTTCATATGCCGGTGCTGGAGGTGCGCCTCTCGATGATCACCTCGCAGTATCTGGGCGAGACCTCAAAGAACATCGACCGGATCTTCGATCTCGCCAGAAACCTCTCTCCCTGTATCCTCTTCATCGACGAGTTCGACTTTGTGGCCAAGAGCCGCGTCTCCGACGACCACGGGGCGATGAAGCGGGCGGTGAACATGCTCCTCAAAAACATCGACAAGGTCAGTCTGGTCAGAAACGGTGTCCTCCTTATCGGGGCTACGAACCACCCGCAACTCCTCGATCAGGCGGCCTGGCGTCGTTTCGACGAGGTCGTGGAGTTTGGCCTCCCTGACGAGGCGATGCGTGCGGCAATCCTCAGGACGGTCACCCGGACCCTTGCGTGCAAGTGCGACCTCGACACCGTCGCCGCACGAACCGAGGGTTTCTCAGGTGCCGACCTGAAGATGACCGTCAAGGAGGCGGTGCTCTCGGCCCTGATGGACGGCCGCCGCACAGTCTCCCAGGAGGATATCGAGAGTGCGTTCGCCCAGGTGGCGAACCGGAGCGTCATCCGCGGGTGTTCGTGGGGATAA